From Streptomyces sp. 6-11-2, one genomic window encodes:
- a CDS encoding S8 family serine peptidase — MTSPASAGSEQRPAHAAGPTAQRTVTLITGDRVTVDAKGRVVGLHRAEGREQIPVQVRRTGGHTLVVPADASRLIASGKLDQRLFDITELNKAATRRSLKNGLKVIVGYQGAATTARADVREAGTLRRALKALNADAVQTPLKDTPGLWKALTKGDRTSAGIAHIWLDGVRKVSLDKSVPQIGAPKAWQTGYTGKGVKIAVLDTGVDATHADLKSQVVAAKNFSTARSTTDRFGHGTHVASIAAGTGAQSGGKYKGVAPGAKILNGKVLDDDGYGDDSGILAGMEWAAQQGADIVNLSLGGPDTPGVDPLEAEVDKLSAEKGILFAIAAGNEGPESLGSPGSADSALTVGAVDKKDRFADFSSTGPRLGDGAIKPDVTAPGVAITAAAAKNSLIGQEVGENPAGYLTIDGTSMATPHVAGAAALLKQQHPDWGYAELKGALAGSAKGGPYTPFQQGAGRIAVDRAIQQTVIADPVSVSFGVQAWPHTDDEPVTKQLTYRNLGTEDVTLSLAMTATGPKGQPAPDGFFTLGATEVTVPAGDKASVDVTVNTRLGGTLDGAYSAYVTATGGGQTVRTAVAVQREVESYDVTVKHIGRDGKPAAGYDTVLFGYTGLGADRAYQVPAGSGTSTVRVPKGTYLLDAWIAKDFTTFKGGLDWLVQPKLTVTGNVTVTADARNAKKADITVPDKTARQHIGTIGYVYDPAMIGLSMTVGSWSELRTGSIGGDVTGLSQSWSGQWTKGAKAEYDVATAATVKRFQGGKVRHYAARELATVKNNVGAGASGKTGAVTPQGVLSDSVAITDSIEQKLPGTRTLYLSTGNGIMWSLFMEQFGGHDEKGMPLTEALYVPDGMKTYKGGKTYTNTFNRAVFGPHLSRNYGVFRYGNELYGALPLFSDSQAHWGLSTFTSANTTLYRNGKKVASHKDPLFGDQSFTVTAGDAQYRLTTSVKRSAKVANASTRVDASWTFRSKKPSGRTEVQLPVSTLRFKAGTGLDNRVPAGRKATFPVTVEGAAAGKNLKSLTVWVSYNSGKTWKKVTVKKGKITVKNPAKGKAISYKAKITDKKGNVSTVSIYGAYYGK; from the coding sequence ATGACCAGCCCCGCCTCGGCGGGGTCCGAGCAACGCCCGGCTCATGCCGCCGGGCCCACGGCCCAACGCACCGTCACTCTCATCACCGGCGACCGGGTCACCGTGGACGCCAAGGGGCGCGTGGTCGGCCTGCACCGGGCCGAGGGCCGCGAGCAGATACCCGTGCAGGTCCGCCGCACGGGCGGACACACCCTCGTCGTACCGGCCGACGCGTCCCGTCTCATCGCCTCCGGCAAGCTGGACCAACGCCTGTTCGACATCACCGAGTTGAACAAGGCCGCCACCCGCAGGTCGCTCAAGAACGGCCTGAAGGTCATTGTCGGCTACCAGGGCGCCGCCACCACCGCCCGGGCCGACGTCCGCGAGGCCGGCACCCTGCGCCGCGCCCTGAAGGCGCTGAACGCCGACGCGGTGCAGACGCCCCTCAAGGACACGCCCGGGCTGTGGAAGGCGCTCACCAAGGGGGACCGGACCAGCGCCGGCATCGCGCACATCTGGCTCGACGGCGTCCGCAAGGTCAGCCTCGACAAGTCCGTGCCGCAGATCGGCGCGCCGAAGGCCTGGCAGACCGGCTACACCGGCAAGGGCGTGAAGATCGCCGTCCTGGACACCGGCGTCGACGCCACCCACGCCGATCTGAAGTCCCAGGTGGTGGCGGCCAAGAACTTCTCCACCGCCCGCAGCACGACCGACCGCTTCGGCCACGGCACCCATGTCGCCTCCATCGCGGCGGGCACCGGCGCCCAGTCGGGCGGCAAGTACAAGGGTGTGGCGCCCGGCGCCAAGATCCTCAACGGCAAGGTCCTCGACGACGACGGCTACGGCGACGACTCCGGCATCCTCGCCGGTATGGAGTGGGCGGCCCAGCAGGGCGCCGACATCGTCAACCTCAGCCTCGGCGGCCCGGACACCCCCGGAGTCGACCCGCTGGAGGCGGAGGTCGACAAGCTCTCCGCCGAGAAGGGCATCCTCTTCGCGATCGCCGCCGGCAACGAGGGCCCCGAGTCGCTCGGTTCGCCCGGCAGCGCCGACTCCGCCCTCACTGTCGGCGCCGTCGACAAGAAGGACCGGTTCGCCGACTTCTCCTCCACCGGCCCGCGCCTGGGCGACGGCGCCATCAAGCCCGACGTCACCGCGCCGGGCGTGGCCATCACCGCCGCCGCGGCCAAGAACAGCCTGATCGGCCAGGAGGTCGGCGAGAACCCGGCCGGCTACCTGACCATCGACGGCACCTCGATGGCGACCCCGCACGTCGCCGGTGCCGCCGCGCTCCTCAAGCAGCAGCACCCCGACTGGGGTTACGCCGAACTGAAGGGCGCGCTGGCCGGCTCCGCCAAGGGCGGCCCGTACACCCCCTTCCAGCAGGGCGCCGGCCGTATCGCCGTCGACAGGGCGATCCAGCAGACCGTGATCGCCGACCCGGTGTCGGTGAGCTTCGGCGTCCAGGCCTGGCCGCACACCGACGACGAGCCGGTCACCAAACAGCTGACCTACCGCAACCTCGGTACCGAGGACGTCACGCTCAGCCTCGCCATGACGGCCACCGGCCCCAAGGGCCAGCCCGCCCCGGACGGATTCTTCACGCTCGGCGCGACCGAGGTGACGGTCCCGGCCGGCGACAAGGCCTCCGTCGACGTGACCGTGAACACCCGGCTGGGCGGCACTCTGGACGGCGCGTACTCGGCGTACGTGACGGCGACCGGCGGCGGGCAGACCGTCCGTACGGCCGTGGCCGTGCAGCGCGAGGTCGAGTCGTACGACGTCACCGTCAAGCACATCGGCCGGGACGGGAAGCCCGCCGCCGGCTACGACACGGTCCTGTTCGGCTACACCGGCCTCGGCGCGGACCGCGCCTACCAGGTGCCCGCGGGATCCGGCACGTCGACCGTGCGCGTGCCCAAGGGCACCTACCTGCTGGACGCCTGGATCGCGAAGGACTTCACCACCTTCAAGGGCGGCCTGGACTGGCTGGTCCAGCCGAAGCTGACCGTCACCGGGAACGTCACGGTGACGGCCGACGCCCGGAACGCCAAGAAGGCCGACATCACCGTGCCGGACAAGACCGCCCGGCAGCACATCGGGACGATCGGCTACGTCTACGACCCGGCGATGATCGGTCTCTCGATGACCGTCGGCTCCTGGTCCGAGCTGCGCACCGGTTCCATCGGCGGCGACGTCACCGGGCTCAGCCAGTCCTGGAGCGGCCAGTGGACCAAGGGCGCGAAGGCCGAATACGACGTGGCGACCGCCGCGACGGTCAAGCGGTTCCAGGGCGGCAAGGTCCGCCACTACGCCGCGCGTGAGCTCGCCACGGTGAAGAACAACGTGGGCGCGGGCGCCTCCGGCAAGACCGGCGCCGTCACGCCACAGGGCGTGCTCTCCGACAGCGTCGCCATCACGGACAGCATCGAGCAGAAGCTGCCGGGTACGCGGACGCTGTACCTGTCGACCGGCAACGGCATCATGTGGTCCCTGTTCATGGAGCAGTTCGGCGGCCACGACGAGAAGGGCATGCCTCTCACCGAGGCGCTGTACGTGCCCGACGGCATGAAGACCTACAAGGGCGGCAAGACCTACACCAACACCTTCAACAGGGCGGTGTTCGGTCCCCACCTGAGCCGGAACTACGGCGTCTTCCGCTACGGGAACGAGCTCTACGGCGCCCTGCCGCTGTTCTCCGACTCCCAGGCGCACTGGGGCCTCTCGACGTTCACCTCGGCGAACACGACTCTGTACCGCAACGGCAAGAAGGTCGCCTCCCACAAGGACCCGCTGTTCGGGGACCAGTCCTTCACCGTGACCGCCGGTGACGCCCAGTACCGGCTGACCACCTCGGTCAAGCGCAGCGCCAAGGTCGCGAACGCCTCCACCCGCGTCGACGCGAGCTGGACGTTCCGTTCCAAGAAGCCGTCCGGTCGGACGGAGGTCCAGCTGCCGGTCTCCACGCTCCGCTTCAAGGCCGGCACCGGCCTGGACAACCGTGTCCCGGCGGGCAGGAAGGCCACCTTCCCGGTCACCGTGGAGGGCGCCGCCGCGGGCAAGAACCTCAAGTCGCTGACCGTCTGGGTGTCGTACAACAGCGGCAAGACCTGGAAGAAGGTCACCGTCAAGAAGGGCAAGATCACCGTCAAGAACCCGGCGAAGGGGAAGGCCATCTCCTACAAGGCCAAGATCACGGACAAGAAGGGCAACGTGTCCACGGTCTCGATCTACGGTGCGTACTACGGCAAGTGA
- a CDS encoding ABC transporter ATP-binding protein, giving the protein MYELTGVTKHYTRGKEVVRALDQVDLTIGDGDRLVIQGPTGGGKSTLLQMLGGLDRPTSGQVVLDGTDLAKLPEARLTRVRSESIGFVFQSFNLIPTLTAQENVETALVPLGIKTAERRERAAEALESVGLGERLGHLPSEMSGGQQQRVAIARALVKQPKVLLADEPTGNLDESMRDEIMDVLERMWKEHGLTFVMVTHDSAIARKAPRLATIRKGRITVKENAGA; this is encoded by the coding sequence ATGTACGAACTCACCGGCGTCACCAAGCACTACACCCGGGGCAAGGAGGTCGTCCGCGCCCTCGACCAGGTCGACCTGACCATCGGCGACGGCGACCGCCTGGTCATCCAGGGCCCCACCGGCGGCGGCAAGTCGACGCTGCTGCAGATGCTGGGCGGCCTGGACCGGCCCACCTCCGGCCAGGTCGTCCTCGACGGCACCGACCTGGCGAAGCTGCCCGAGGCCCGGCTCACCCGGGTGCGCAGCGAGAGCATCGGCTTCGTCTTCCAGTCCTTCAACCTGATCCCGACCCTGACCGCGCAGGAGAACGTCGAGACCGCCCTCGTCCCGCTCGGCATCAAGACCGCCGAACGGCGCGAACGGGCCGCCGAGGCACTGGAGTCGGTCGGGCTCGGCGAGCGGCTCGGACACCTGCCGTCCGAGATGTCCGGCGGCCAGCAGCAGCGCGTCGCCATCGCCCGCGCCCTGGTCAAGCAGCCGAAGGTGCTGCTCGCCGACGAACCCACCGGCAACCTCGACGAATCCATGCGCGACGAGATCATGGACGTGCTCGAACGCATGTGGAAGGAGCACGGGCTGACGTTCGTCATGGTCACCCACGACTCCGCCATCGCGAGGAAGGCCCCGCGCCTGGCGACCATCCGCAAGGGCCGCATCACCGTCAAGGAGAACGCGGGCGCCTGA
- a CDS encoding ABC transporter permease, with protein MFFTYLRRELRRRRKAALVVASGLALGIALVIVVNSVSNGMGAAQEKVLQSLYGLGTDMTVTKAATPPSGDSERPRFRFDAKDNGSEDTQSSDRVMVQGFTTLSASTVTKVADQKGVSSAVGGLSLNVVKVNGQFTRGQFQQGESGRTGGGPGSQPQGRVQGGGADFDVNQYTVYGTDVTKPELGPLTSSEITSGRTFKTTETDAKVVVADSAYAKEKKLKVGGTVTIKAVKYEVIGIATASSGDAAANLYIPLKQAQTLSDNKDKVTTIYVKATDSQQIDAVKSAVQKNVSGTTVTTSADLAKTVSGSLSTASSLATNVGKWLSIAVLVAAFLVAGLLTSSAVSRRVREFGTLKALGWKSGRVTRQVVGEAVVNGLVGGIFGIALGLAGAYAVTAISPTLQAELGSSGGGGGFGGGFGGGGLGGPGRQAAKSLEVALTAPVSLTTIVLAVGLAVAGGLIAGAFGGWRASRLRPADALRRVE; from the coding sequence ATGTTCTTCACCTACCTGAGGCGCGAGCTGCGCCGCCGTCGAAAGGCGGCTCTCGTCGTCGCCTCCGGCCTCGCGCTGGGCATCGCGCTGGTCATCGTGGTCAACTCCGTGTCCAACGGCATGGGCGCGGCGCAGGAGAAGGTCCTGCAGTCGCTGTACGGGCTGGGCACCGACATGACCGTCACCAAGGCGGCCACGCCGCCGTCCGGCGACTCCGAGCGCCCGCGCTTCCGGTTCGACGCCAAGGACAACGGGTCCGAGGACACCCAGAGCAGTGACCGGGTCATGGTGCAGGGCTTCACCACCCTGTCCGCCTCCACGGTCACCAAGGTGGCGGACCAGAAGGGCGTCTCCTCCGCGGTCGGCGGGCTCAGCCTCAACGTGGTGAAGGTCAACGGCCAGTTCACCCGCGGCCAGTTCCAGCAGGGCGAAAGCGGCCGGACGGGCGGCGGCCCCGGCTCCCAGCCGCAGGGCCGGGTCCAGGGCGGCGGCGCCGACTTCGACGTCAACCAGTACACGGTCTACGGCACCGACGTCACCAAGCCGGAGCTCGGCCCGCTGACCTCCTCGGAGATCACCAGCGGCCGTACCTTCAAGACCACCGAGACGGACGCGAAGGTCGTCGTCGCCGACTCCGCGTACGCCAAGGAGAAGAAGCTCAAGGTCGGCGGCACCGTCACGATCAAGGCCGTCAAGTACGAGGTGATCGGCATCGCCACCGCCAGCAGCGGGGACGCGGCGGCCAACCTCTACATCCCGCTGAAGCAGGCGCAGACCCTCAGCGACAACAAGGACAAGGTCACCACGATCTACGTCAAGGCGACCGACTCCCAGCAGATCGACGCCGTCAAGAGCGCCGTCCAGAAGAACGTCTCGGGAACCACGGTCACCACCTCCGCCGACCTGGCCAAGACCGTCTCCGGCTCGCTGTCCACCGCCTCCAGCCTGGCCACCAACGTCGGCAAGTGGCTGTCCATCGCGGTGCTCGTGGCCGCGTTCCTGGTCGCGGGCCTGCTCACCTCCTCCGCCGTCTCCCGGCGGGTGCGCGAGTTCGGCACGCTCAAGGCGCTGGGCTGGAAGTCGGGCCGGGTGACCCGGCAGGTGGTCGGCGAAGCCGTCGTCAACGGCCTGGTCGGTGGCATCTTCGGCATCGCGCTCGGCCTGGCGGGCGCGTACGCGGTGACCGCGATCAGCCCGACGCTGCAGGCGGAGCTCGGCAGTTCGGGCGGCGGAGGCGGCTTCGGCGGCGGCTTCGGCGGCGGGGGCCTCGGCGGACCCGGCCGGCAGGCCGCGAAGTCCCTGGAGGTCGCGCTGACCGCGCCGGTCAGCCTCACCACCATCGTCCTCGCGGTCGGCCTCGCCGTGGCCGGCGGCCTGATCGCGGGCGCGTTCGGCGGCTGGCGGGCCTCCCGGCTGCGCCCGGCGGACGCCCTGCGGCGCGTCGAGTAG
- a CDS encoding Ig-like domain-containing protein, with product MTNSKRRKRLTAASALLGGVLVLTACSGNNDAAGGGGDTSQAKADEAAAQEASEAQIKITPADGSDNASINNSAAVVVAKGTLTKVAMTTADGTAVEGQISADKKSWKPDSQLQRATTYKVAASATDAKGRAAHENASFTTVAPAHSFIGSFNPDNGTTVGVGMPVSINFDKAITNKAAVQKGITVTSSSGQEVACHWFGVQRMDCRPEQYWQENSTVTLKLDLDGVEGAQGVYGVQQKTVTFNIGRNQVSYVDAKTKQMKVTRNGKVVKTIPISAGSPDNKTYEGQMVISEKFKETRMNGATVGFTDDDGKGEYDIKDVPHAMRLTNSGTFIHGNYWGGPGVFGNVNTSHGCVGLQDKKGANDPNTPGSWFFDNSMVGDVVIVQNTGDKTVAPDNGLNGWNMSWAQWKADSAV from the coding sequence ATGACGAACAGTAAGCGGCGCAAGCGCCTGACGGCCGCGTCCGCACTGCTCGGCGGTGTACTGGTGCTCACGGCCTGTTCCGGCAACAACGACGCGGCCGGCGGCGGTGGCGACACCTCGCAGGCCAAGGCCGACGAGGCCGCGGCCCAGGAGGCGTCGGAGGCCCAGATCAAGATCACACCAGCGGACGGCTCCGACAACGCCTCGATCAACAACTCCGCTGCCGTGGTCGTGGCCAAGGGCACGCTGACGAAGGTCGCCATGACGACGGCCGACGGTACGGCCGTCGAGGGGCAGATATCGGCCGACAAGAAGAGCTGGAAGCCCGACTCCCAGCTCCAGCGCGCCACCACCTACAAGGTCGCCGCGAGCGCCACCGACGCCAAGGGCCGGGCCGCTCACGAGAACGCGTCCTTCACCACGGTCGCCCCGGCGCACAGCTTCATCGGCTCCTTCAATCCGGACAACGGCACCACCGTCGGCGTCGGCATGCCCGTCTCGATCAACTTCGACAAGGCGATCACCAACAAGGCGGCCGTCCAGAAGGGCATCACCGTCACCTCCTCCAGCGGCCAGGAGGTCGCCTGCCACTGGTTCGGCGTGCAGCGCATGGACTGCCGTCCCGAGCAGTACTGGCAGGAGAACTCCACCGTCACGCTGAAGCTCGACCTCGACGGCGTCGAGGGCGCCCAGGGCGTCTACGGCGTCCAGCAGAAGACGGTCACCTTCAACATCGGCCGCAACCAGGTCTCCTACGTCGACGCGAAGACCAAGCAGATGAAGGTCACGCGGAACGGCAAGGTCGTCAAGACCATCCCGATCTCCGCGGGGTCGCCCGACAACAAGACGTACGAAGGCCAGATGGTGATCTCCGAGAAGTTCAAGGAGACCCGTATGAACGGCGCGACGGTCGGTTTCACCGACGACGACGGCAAGGGCGAGTACGACATCAAGGACGTGCCGCACGCCATGCGCCTGACCAACTCCGGCACCTTCATACACGGCAACTACTGGGGCGGGCCGGGCGTCTTCGGCAACGTCAACACCAGCCACGGCTGTGTCGGCCTGCAGGACAAGAAGGGCGCGAACGACCCGAACACTCCGGGCTCGTGGTTCTTCGACAACTCGATGGTCGGTGACGTCGTCATCGTCCAGAACACCGGCGACAAGACCGTCGCCCCGGACAACGGCCTCAACGGCTGGAACATGAGCTGGGCGCAGTGGAAGGCCGATTCGGCCGTCTGA
- a CDS encoding LAETG motif-containing sortase-dependent surface protein: MSSARRTLLTATAAGTLLGALWFVPSADASVGTPARGADPAAPTAHVTEQGRPASAVETSGAQEDVSTGSGTELADTGSIDTTPYVVGGTALLILGAGFVVYSVRRERLGF; this comes from the coding sequence GTGTCATCCGCTCGCCGTACGTTGCTGACCGCCACCGCCGCGGGCACCCTGCTGGGCGCCCTGTGGTTCGTCCCCTCCGCGGACGCGTCGGTGGGCACTCCGGCGAGAGGGGCGGACCCGGCGGCGCCGACCGCCCACGTCACGGAACAGGGGCGCCCCGCCTCGGCGGTGGAGACGTCCGGCGCCCAGGAGGACGTCTCCACCGGGAGCGGGACCGAACTCGCCGACACCGGAAGCATCGACACCACTCCGTACGTCGTCGGCGGCACCGCGCTCCTCATACTGGGCGCCGGTTTCGTGGTCTACTCCGTGCGCCGGGAGCGCCTCGGCTTCTGA
- the hutH gene encoding histidine ammonia-lyase, with product MHTVVVGTSGVTASDVLAVARGGARIELSDEAVAALTAAREIVDALAAKPEPVYGVSTGFGALATRHISQELRTQLQRNIVRSHAAGMGPRVEREVVRALMFLRLKTVCSGHTGVRPEVAQTMADVLNAGITPVVHEYGSLGCSGDLAPLSHCALTLMGEGDAEGPDGAVRPAAELLAEHGIRPVELREKEGLALLNGTDGMLGMLIMALADLDTLYKSADITAALSLEALLGTDKVLAPELHAIRPHPGQGASAANMLAVLKGSGLTGHHQGDAPRVQDAYSVRCAPQVAGAGRDTLAYARLVAERELASAVDNPVVLPDGRVESNGNFHGAPVAYVLDFLAIAAADLGSIAERRTDRLLDKNRSHGLPPFLADDAGVDSGLMIAQYTQAALVSEMKRLAVPASADSIPSSAMQEDHVSMGWSAARKLRTAVGNLNRIIAIELYAAARAVQLREGLAPAPASRAVIDAAREAGVEGPGPDRFLAPDLAAADAFVGDGRLVAAAETVTGPLQ from the coding sequence ATGCATACTGTGGTGGTGGGGACGTCGGGGGTCACCGCGTCCGACGTTCTCGCCGTGGCGCGCGGCGGCGCCCGTATCGAGCTCTCCGACGAGGCGGTGGCGGCCCTCACGGCGGCCCGGGAGATCGTGGACGCGCTGGCGGCCAAGCCCGAGCCCGTCTACGGCGTCAGCACCGGCTTCGGAGCCCTGGCGACCCGGCACATCAGCCAGGAGCTGCGCACCCAGCTCCAGCGCAACATCGTCCGCTCGCACGCCGCCGGCATGGGCCCGCGGGTCGAGCGCGAGGTCGTGCGGGCGCTGATGTTCCTGCGGCTGAAGACCGTGTGCTCCGGGCACACCGGCGTACGTCCCGAGGTCGCGCAGACCATGGCCGACGTGCTCAACGCCGGCATCACCCCGGTCGTGCACGAGTACGGCTCCCTCGGCTGCTCCGGCGACCTCGCCCCGCTGTCCCACTGCGCCCTCACGCTCATGGGCGAGGGCGACGCGGAGGGCCCCGACGGCGCCGTACGCCCCGCCGCCGAGCTGCTCGCCGAGCACGGCATCCGGCCCGTCGAACTGCGCGAGAAGGAGGGCCTGGCCCTCCTCAACGGCACCGACGGCATGCTCGGCATGCTGATCATGGCCCTCGCCGACCTCGACACCCTGTACAAGTCCGCCGACATCACCGCCGCCCTCAGCCTGGAAGCGCTGCTCGGCACGGACAAGGTCCTCGCCCCCGAGCTGCACGCCATCCGCCCGCACCCGGGACAGGGCGCCTCCGCCGCCAACATGCTGGCCGTGCTCAAGGGCTCCGGCCTCACCGGGCACCACCAGGGCGACGCGCCCCGCGTCCAGGACGCCTACTCCGTGCGGTGCGCCCCGCAGGTCGCCGGCGCCGGCCGGGACACCCTCGCGTACGCCCGGCTGGTCGCCGAGCGGGAACTCGCCTCCGCCGTGGACAACCCCGTCGTCCTGCCCGACGGCCGGGTGGAGTCCAACGGCAACTTCCACGGCGCCCCGGTCGCCTACGTGCTGGACTTCCTCGCCATCGCCGCCGCCGACCTCGGCTCGATCGCCGAGCGCCGTACCGACCGGCTGCTCGACAAGAACCGCAGCCACGGCCTGCCGCCGTTCCTCGCCGACGACGCCGGCGTCGACTCGGGCCTGATGATCGCCCAGTACACGCAGGCCGCGCTGGTCAGCGAGATGAAGCGGCTCGCCGTACCGGCGTCCGCCGACTCCATCCCGTCCTCCGCCATGCAGGAGGACCACGTCTCCATGGGCTGGTCGGCGGCGCGCAAGCTGCGCACGGCCGTCGGCAACCTGAACCGGATCATCGCGATCGAGCTGTACGCCGCCGCGCGCGCCGTTCAGCTGCGCGAGGGCCTGGCCCCGGCTCCGGCGAGCCGGGCGGTCATCGACGCCGCCCGCGAGGCGGGGGTGGAGGGACCGGGCCCGGACCGCTTCCTCGCGCCCGACCTCGCCGCCGCGGACGCCTTCGTGGGGGACGGCCGGCTCGTCGCGGCGGCCGAGACCGTCACCGGCCCGCTCCAGTAG
- a CDS encoding GGDEF domain-containing protein, which yields MGENRRLADVVALAQGMAAAQTSRESWRAAALGACRALEGSFAALSTWEREHGRLRVLVNVGDRAPEEEEFPENEAYPVHQFPEITEFLHERWASGGEPDAWVETADGAAAGHPGYSHQRVAALRRRGRGCCVVAPIVQHGRAWGELYVARPVGTPLFGRSDADFATVLAAVVAAGLAQSERLEEARRLAFTDALTGLANRRAVDVMLDEAIERHRADGVVVSLVVCDLNGLKQVNDTLGHAVGDRLLERFGSVLSLCGAMVPGALVARLGGDEFCLVAVGPSADDVIKAADELCRRAAELELGEGVACGVASTEHAIRPVPSARRLFRLADAAQYRAKALRADRPVVAGREGAQDPVVRLVDAPPPVPEAPVERRRFRGRRP from the coding sequence ATGGGCGAGAACAGGCGTCTGGCGGACGTCGTGGCGTTGGCGCAGGGGATGGCCGCGGCGCAGACCTCGCGTGAGTCGTGGCGGGCGGCGGCGCTCGGTGCGTGCCGGGCGCTGGAGGGGAGCTTCGCCGCGCTCTCGACGTGGGAGCGCGAGCACGGCCGGCTGCGGGTCCTGGTGAACGTGGGGGACCGGGCACCGGAAGAGGAGGAGTTCCCGGAGAACGAGGCCTACCCGGTGCACCAGTTCCCGGAGATCACCGAGTTCCTGCACGAGCGGTGGGCCTCGGGCGGTGAACCCGACGCCTGGGTGGAGACCGCCGACGGCGCGGCCGCGGGCCACCCCGGCTACAGCCATCAGCGTGTCGCCGCGCTGCGCAGGCGCGGGCGCGGCTGCTGCGTGGTCGCGCCGATCGTGCAGCACGGACGCGCCTGGGGAGAGCTCTACGTAGCCCGTCCGGTCGGCACCCCCCTCTTCGGCCGCTCCGACGCCGACTTCGCCACCGTGCTGGCGGCCGTGGTCGCCGCCGGGCTCGCTCAGAGCGAGCGGCTGGAGGAGGCCCGCAGGCTGGCGTTCACGGACGCGCTGACCGGGCTCGCCAACCGCCGTGCCGTCGACGTGATGCTCGACGAGGCGATCGAGCGCCACCGCGCGGACGGCGTCGTCGTCAGTCTCGTCGTCTGCGACCTCAACGGGCTCAAACAGGTCAACGACACCCTCGGCCACGCCGTCGGCGACCGGCTCCTCGAACGGTTCGGCTCCGTGCTGTCGCTGTGCGGCGCGATGGTGCCCGGCGCCCTCGTGGCACGGCTCGGCGGCGACGAGTTCTGCCTGGTCGCGGTGGGCCCCTCGGCCGACGACGTGATCAAGGCGGCCGACGAGCTGTGCCGGCGCGCGGCCGAGCTGGAGCTGGGCGAGGGCGTCGCCTGCGGGGTGGCCTCGACCGAGCACGCGATCCGGCCGGTACCGTCGGCCCGGCGGCTGTTCCGGCTCGCCGACGCCGCCCAGTACCGGGCGAAGGCGCTGCGCGCCGACCGGCCCGTGGTCGCCGGTCGTGAGGGCGCGCAGGACCCGGTCGTCCGTCTCGTCGACGCGCCCCCGCCCGTGCCGGAGGCCCCGGTGGAGCGGCGCCGCTTCCGCGGCCGCAGGCCCTGA
- a CDS encoding IS110 family transposase, which translates to MIDTGDIDIFLGLDVGKGEHHATAVTPAGTKAFDKRLPNTEPKLRELFAKLQAKHGTVLVVVDQPASIGALPLAVARNMGCPVAYLPGLTMRRIADLYPGEAKTDAKDAFIIADAARAMPHTLRAIDGEDETIAELEMIVGFDDDLAGEATRVANRLHGLLTQIHPSLERVLGPRLQHPAVLTLLERFGSPAQIRKAGRRRLVTLLRPKAPRMAERLIEDIFTALDEQTVTVPGTNAAALIVPSLAASLTAVLDQRKLLAGRIEELLGAHPLSKVLTSMPGVGVRTGARILIEVGDGSTFPTAGHLAAYAGLAPATRSSGSSIRGEQPSRRGNKQLKRAFFLSAFAALGDPASRVYYDKKIAQGKHHTQALLCLARRRADVLFAMLRDGTFYEPQPAAAR; encoded by the coding sequence GTGATCGACACCGGCGACATCGACATCTTCCTCGGCCTGGACGTCGGAAAGGGCGAACATCACGCCACCGCCGTCACCCCGGCCGGAACGAAAGCGTTCGACAAGCGGCTGCCCAACACCGAGCCCAAGCTCCGCGAGCTGTTCGCCAAACTCCAGGCCAAGCACGGAACCGTACTGGTCGTGGTCGACCAGCCGGCCTCGATCGGCGCCCTGCCGCTGGCGGTTGCGAGGAATATGGGCTGCCCGGTCGCTTATCTACCCGGGCTGACGATGCGGCGGATCGCCGACCTCTACCCCGGCGAGGCCAAGACCGACGCGAAGGACGCGTTCATCATCGCGGATGCCGCCCGCGCGATGCCCCACACGCTGCGGGCGATCGACGGCGAGGACGAGACGATCGCCGAGCTGGAGATGATCGTCGGGTTCGACGACGACCTGGCCGGCGAGGCCACCCGGGTCGCCAACCGGCTTCACGGCCTGCTCACCCAGATCCATCCCTCGCTGGAACGGGTGCTGGGGCCGCGCCTGCAGCACCCAGCCGTCCTGACCCTGCTGGAGCGGTTCGGGTCTCCAGCCCAGATCCGCAAGGCAGGGCGGCGGCGCCTGGTCACGCTGCTGCGGCCGAAGGCACCGAGAATGGCCGAGCGGCTGATCGAGGACATCTTCACCGCCCTCGACGAGCAGACCGTGACGGTCCCGGGCACCAACGCTGCTGCACTGATCGTCCCGAGCCTCGCCGCGTCACTGACGGCCGTCCTTGACCAGCGGAAACTGCTGGCCGGGCGGATCGAGGAACTCCTGGGGGCCCACCCTCTTTCGAAAGTCCTGACGTCGATGCCAGGAGTCGGCGTCAGGACCGGAGCCAGGATCCTGATCGAGGTCGGCGACGGCAGCACGTTTCCGACCGCTGGCCACCTTGCCGCCTACGCAGGTCTCGCCCCGGCGACCCGCAGCTCAGGTTCCTCGATCCGCGGCGAACAGCCCTCCCGACGAGGAAACAAGCAGCTCAAACGGGCCTTCTTCCTCTCCGCGTTCGCCGCCCTGGGCGACCCAGCCTCGCGGGTCTACTACGACAAGAAGATCGCCCAGGGCAAGCACCACACCCAAGCCCTGCTCTGCCTCGCCAGACGCCGGGCCGACGTCCTCTTCGCGATGCTCCGTGACGGCACCTTCTACGAACCCCAACCCGCCGCGGCCAGGTGA